Proteins encoded in a region of the Pseudomonas viciae genome:
- the garD gene encoding galactarate dehydratase has protein sequence MQLIEHADSPRYIRLHERDNVVIVVNDQGVPAGTEFPDGLVTVDFVPQSHKVTLEDIPEGGEVIRYGQIIGYALQPIPRGSWVKEDQLRMPTAPPLDSLPLSTDVPVADAPLEGYTFEGYRNADGTVGTRNILGITTTVQCVTGVLDHAVKRIKDELLPKYPNVDDVVALTHSYGCGVAITATDAYIPIRTVRNLARNPNLGGEALVISLGCEKLQAGQVMHENDSSVDLSEPWLYRLQDSSHGFTEMIEQIMALAETRLKKLDQRRRETVPASELILGMQCGGSDAFSGITANPALGYASDLLLRAGATVMFSEVTEVRDAIYLLTSRAQTREVAQELVREMDWYDRYLAKGEADRSANTTPGNKKGGLSNIVEKSLGSIVKSGSSAINGVLGPGERFKQKGLIFCATPASDFVCGTLQLAAGMNLHVFTTGRGTPYGLAMAPVVKVSTRTELAQRWPDLIDIDAGRIATGRATIEELGWELFHYYLDVASGKKQTWAERHKLYNDITLFNPAPIT, from the coding sequence ATGCAACTGATTGAACATGCCGATTCGCCCCGTTACATCCGCCTGCACGAGCGGGACAACGTGGTGATTGTCGTCAATGACCAGGGCGTACCGGCCGGGACTGAGTTCCCGGACGGCCTGGTCACCGTGGACTTCGTACCCCAGAGCCACAAAGTCACTCTGGAAGACATTCCCGAGGGCGGCGAGGTGATCCGCTACGGCCAGATCATTGGCTACGCGCTGCAACCGATCCCCCGTGGCAGCTGGGTCAAGGAAGACCAACTGCGCATGCCCACCGCGCCGCCGCTGGACAGCCTGCCGCTGTCCACCGACGTACCGGTGGCCGATGCGCCGTTGGAGGGCTACACCTTCGAGGGCTATCGCAACGCCGACGGGACTGTCGGCACGCGCAACATCCTGGGCATCACCACCACGGTGCAGTGTGTGACCGGGGTGCTGGATCACGCGGTCAAGCGTATCAAGGACGAGTTGCTGCCCAAATACCCGAACGTCGATGACGTGGTGGCGCTGACCCACAGCTACGGCTGCGGCGTGGCGATCACCGCCACCGATGCGTACATCCCGATTCGTACCGTGCGCAATCTGGCACGCAACCCGAACCTGGGGGGCGAGGCGTTGGTGATCAGCCTGGGCTGCGAGAAATTGCAGGCCGGGCAGGTGATGCATGAGAACGACAGCTCCGTGGACCTCAGCGAGCCGTGGCTGTATCGCTTGCAGGATTCCAGCCACGGCTTTACCGAAATGATCGAGCAGATCATGGCGCTGGCCGAAACGCGCCTGAAGAAGCTCGACCAACGCCGCCGCGAAACCGTGCCGGCCTCGGAGCTGATCCTGGGCATGCAGTGCGGCGGCAGCGATGCGTTTTCCGGCATCACCGCCAACCCGGCGCTGGGCTATGCCTCGGACCTGTTGTTACGGGCGGGGGCGACGGTAATGTTTTCCGAAGTCACCGAAGTGCGTGATGCGATCTACCTGCTGACCTCCCGGGCACAAACTCGGGAAGTGGCCCAGGAACTGGTGCGCGAGATGGACTGGTACGACCGTTACCTGGCCAAGGGCGAGGCGGATCGCAGCGCCAACACCACGCCGGGCAACAAGAAGGGCGGGCTGTCGAACATCGTTGAAAAGTCCTTGGGCTCGATCGTCAAGTCCGGCAGCAGCGCGATCAATGGCGTGCTCGGCCCGGGCGAGCGGTTCAAGCAAAAGGGCCTGATCTTCTGCGCCACACCGGCCAGTGATTTCGTCTGCGGTACGCTGCAACTGGCGGCGGGGATGAACCTGCACGTCTTCACCACCGGCCGTGGCACGCCGTACGGCTTGGCCATGGCCCCAGTGGTGAAGGTCTCGACCCGCACCGAACTGGCCCAGCGCTGGCCGGATCTGATCGACATCGACGCCGGCCGGATCGCCACCGGACGCGCGACGATCGAAGAACTGGGCTGGGAGCTGTTCCACTACTACCTGGACGTGGCCAGCGGCAAGAAACAGACCTGGGCCGAGCGGCACAAGCTGTACAACGACATCACGTTGTTCAACCCGGCGCCGATTACCTGA
- the gatA gene encoding Asp-tRNA(Asn)/Glu-tRNA(Gln) amidotransferase subunit GatA: MHHMTLAEIARGLADKKFSSKELTQVLLARIAQLNPQINSFISVTEELALSQAKAADARRANGESGALLGAPIAHKDLFCTQGIRTSCGSKMLDNFKAPYDATVVAKLAAAGAVTLGKTNMDEFAMGSANESSYYGAVKNPWNLEHVPGGSSGGSAAAVAARLLPAATATDTGGSIRQPAAFTNLTGLKPTYGRVSRWGMIAYASSLDQGGPLARTAEDCAILLQGMAGFDPNDSTSIDEPVPDYSASLSGSLQGLRIGVPKEYFSAGLDPRIAELVHNSVKELEKLGAVIKEISLPNMQHAIPAYYVIAPAEASSNLSRFDGVRFGYRCENPENLIDLYKRSRGEGFGAEVQRRIMVGAYALSAGYYDAYYLKAQKIRRLVKNDFMAAFNEVDIILGPTTPNPAWKLGAKNSDPVAEYLEDVYTITANLAGLPGLSMPAGFVDGLPVGVQLLAPYFQEGRLLNVAHQYQLNTDWHTRTPTGF; this comes from the coding sequence ATGCATCACATGACCCTGGCCGAGATCGCCCGCGGACTCGCCGATAAAAAGTTTTCCTCCAAAGAGCTGACCCAGGTTCTGCTGGCGCGTATCGCCCAGCTCAACCCGCAGATCAACAGCTTCATCAGCGTCACCGAAGAACTGGCCCTGAGCCAGGCCAAGGCTGCCGATGCCCGTCGCGCCAACGGTGAAAGCGGCGCCCTGCTCGGTGCGCCGATTGCCCACAAAGACCTGTTCTGCACCCAGGGCATCCGCACCAGTTGCGGCTCGAAGATGCTCGACAACTTCAAGGCCCCGTACGACGCCACCGTGGTCGCCAAGCTGGCCGCCGCCGGCGCCGTGACCCTGGGCAAGACCAACATGGACGAATTCGCCATGGGTTCGGCCAACGAGTCGAGCTACTACGGCGCGGTGAAGAACCCGTGGAACCTGGAGCACGTTCCGGGCGGTTCGTCCGGCGGCTCCGCCGCCGCCGTGGCCGCGCGCCTGCTGCCGGCCGCCACCGCCACCGACACCGGCGGCTCGATTCGCCAGCCGGCGGCGTTCACCAACCTCACCGGCCTGAAGCCCACCTACGGTCGTGTATCGCGCTGGGGCATGATCGCCTACGCCTCCAGCCTCGACCAGGGCGGCCCGTTGGCCCGTACTGCCGAAGACTGCGCGATCCTGCTGCAAGGCATGGCCGGCTTCGACCCGAACGACTCCACCAGCATCGATGAACCGGTGCCGGACTACAGCGCCAGCCTCAGCGGTTCGCTGCAAGGCCTGCGCATCGGTGTGCCGAAGGAGTACTTCAGCGCTGGTCTCGACCCGCGCATCGCCGAGCTGGTTCACAACAGCGTCAAGGAGTTGGAGAAGCTCGGCGCGGTCATCAAGGAAATCAGCCTGCCGAACATGCAGCACGCGATTCCCGCGTACTACGTGATCGCCCCGGCGGAAGCGTCCTCGAACCTGTCGCGCTTCGACGGCGTGCGCTTCGGTTATCGCTGCGAGAATCCGGAAAACCTGATCGACCTGTACAAGCGTTCCCGTGGCGAAGGCTTCGGTGCCGAAGTGCAGCGCCGGATCATGGTCGGTGCCTACGCGCTGTCCGCCGGCTACTACGATGCCTACTACCTCAAGGCGCAGAAAATCCGCCGTCTGGTGAAAAACGACTTCATGGCCGCCTTCAACGAGGTCGACATCATCCTCGGCCCGACCACGCCGAACCCGGCCTGGAAACTCGGTGCCAAGAACAGCGACCCGGTGGCTGAGTACCTGGAAGACGTCTACACCATCACCGCCAACCTCGCCGGCTTGCCGGGCCTGTCCATGCCGGCCGGCTTCGTCGATGGCCTGCCGGTGGGCGTGCAATTGCTCGCACCGTATTTCCAGGAAGGTCGTCTGCTCAATGTGGCCCACCAGTATCAGTTGAACACTGACTGGCACACCCGCACCCCAACCGGCTTCTGA
- a CDS encoding calcium/sodium antiporter gives MIELLGGLLLLIIGAELLVRAAIGLAVRLQVRPLIIGLTVVAFGSSAPQMAVSLQATLAQNADIAVGSVIGSSIFNILVTLGLSALIIPLRVSRQLVRLDIPLMIGASLLVFVLAWNEELTQLDGVLLLMALAVYLGLLLRQSRHSGRPHPVGVDVAQGAWPKSLAMIVLGLAMLIFAGHLLLGAAVEVATDLGLSERVIGLTIVAVCTSLPELATSLIAALRGQRDIAVGNVIGSNLFNLLGVLGVTALVAPTPLSVSPNALDFDLPVMLGVAVLCLPVFYSGYRVTRAEGLLFLGLYLAYGLHVVSFTTGMPLAGQLERLMLFYVLPALLAFLLFTSLRAWRRQHHKRDLP, from the coding sequence CTGATCGAATTGCTCGGTGGCCTGTTGTTGCTGATCATTGGCGCCGAGCTGCTGGTGCGGGCTGCCATAGGCCTGGCGGTACGCTTGCAAGTGCGGCCGCTGATCATCGGCCTGACCGTCGTCGCCTTCGGCAGCAGTGCGCCGCAAATGGCCGTCAGTCTGCAGGCGACTCTGGCGCAGAACGCCGACATCGCCGTGGGCAGCGTGATCGGCAGCAGCATCTTCAACATCCTCGTCACCCTCGGGTTGTCGGCGCTGATCATTCCATTGCGCGTCTCACGCCAGTTGGTGCGCCTGGACATCCCGTTGATGATCGGCGCCAGCCTGCTGGTGTTCGTGCTGGCCTGGAACGAGGAACTGACGCAACTGGACGGTGTACTGCTGCTGATGGCCCTGGCGGTGTACCTGGGCCTGTTGCTGCGCCAATCGCGACACTCAGGACGACCGCACCCCGTGGGTGTCGATGTGGCGCAAGGGGCTTGGCCCAAGAGCCTGGCGATGATTGTACTGGGCCTGGCGATGCTGATTTTCGCCGGGCATCTGCTGTTGGGCGCGGCGGTGGAAGTGGCGACGGACCTGGGACTGTCGGAACGCGTCATCGGCCTGACCATCGTTGCCGTCTGCACCTCGCTGCCGGAACTCGCGACGTCGCTGATCGCCGCCCTGCGCGGCCAGCGCGACATCGCGGTGGGCAATGTGATCGGCAGCAACCTGTTCAACCTGCTGGGCGTGCTCGGGGTGACGGCCCTCGTTGCGCCGACGCCGCTCTCGGTCTCGCCCAACGCCCTGGATTTCGACCTGCCGGTGATGCTCGGCGTGGCAGTGTTGTGCCTGCCGGTATTCTATTCCGGCTACCGCGTCACTCGCGCCGAAGGCCTGCTGTTTTTGGGCTTGTACCTGGCCTACGGGCTGCACGTGGTGTCGTTCACCACTGGCATGCCCTTGGCCGGCCAACTGGAACGGCTGATGCTGTTTTATGTGCTGCCGGCCTTGCTCGCGTTTTTGCTGTTCACCTCCCTGCGCGCCTGGCGCCGCCAACACCACAAGAGGGATTTGCCATGA
- the mreD gene encoding rod shape-determining protein MreD, translating into MSSTQSGNGWMVWLTFAIGLLLSVSPLPQFMEILRPLWLALLLAFWALALPHKVGMVTAWCLGLAEDVLYGTLLGQNALILTLITFLVLSLQQRLRMFPMWQQCLVILVIFGLAQLVQLWLSALTGNRQPTLALVLPALVSALLWPWVSFGLRGLRLRFKIN; encoded by the coding sequence ATGAGCAGTACTCAATCCGGAAATGGCTGGATGGTCTGGCTGACCTTCGCCATCGGCCTGTTGCTCAGCGTTTCGCCGCTGCCGCAGTTCATGGAAATCCTGCGGCCACTGTGGCTGGCCCTGCTGCTGGCCTTCTGGGCGCTGGCACTGCCGCACAAGGTCGGCATGGTCACCGCCTGGTGCCTGGGCCTGGCCGAGGACGTGCTTTATGGCACGTTGCTGGGGCAGAACGCGCTGATCCTGACGCTGATTACGTTCCTGGTGCTGTCGTTGCAACAACGCCTGCGGATGTTCCCCATGTGGCAACAGTGCCTGGTGATCCTGGTGATCTTCGGCCTGGCGCAACTGGTGCAATTGTGGCTCAGCGCGCTGACCGGCAATCGTCAGCCGACCCTGGCCCTGGTGCTGCCAGCGCTGGTCAGCGCCTTGCTCTGGCCTTGGGTCAGCTTCGGTTTGCGTGGCCTGCGCCTGCGTTTCAAAATTAACTGA
- a CDS encoding septal ring lytic transglycosylase RlpA family protein: protein MKRLLGACALLSLLAGCASQSGTVDPHGYDQTGVASYYGAKHHGKRTASGERFNQNGLTAAHRQLPFGTRVKITNLKNNDSVVVRINDRGPYTRGRLIDVSRAAAEQLGMLRSGTARVRVQALDD, encoded by the coding sequence ATGAAGCGTCTCCTCGGCGCCTGCGCCCTGCTGTCCCTGTTGGCCGGTTGTGCCAGCCAGAGCGGGACGGTCGATCCACACGGCTACGACCAGACCGGCGTCGCCTCCTATTACGGTGCAAAACACCACGGCAAACGCACCGCCAGCGGCGAGCGTTTCAACCAGAACGGCCTGACCGCCGCCCATCGCCAGTTGCCGTTTGGCACACGGGTAAAAATCACCAATCTGAAAAATAACGACAGCGTCGTGGTCCGTATCAACGACCGCGGTCCGTATACTCGAGGCCGTCTGATCGACGTATCCCGCGCAGCAGCCGAGCAACTGGGCATGCTACGCAGCGGCACCGCACGGGTACGCGTACAAGCCCTCGACGACTGA
- the gatC gene encoding Asp-tRNA(Asn)/Glu-tRNA(Gln) amidotransferase subunit GatC, giving the protein MALERSDVEKIAHLACLGLNEADLPHITSALNSILGLVDEMQAVNTDGIEPLAHPLEASQRLRADVVTESNHREAYQSIAPAVENGLYLVPKVID; this is encoded by the coding sequence ATGGCGCTTGAACGCTCCGACGTGGAAAAAATCGCTCATCTGGCCTGTCTGGGCCTCAATGAAGCCGATCTTCCACATATCACTTCTGCCCTGAACAGCATTCTGGGGCTGGTCGACGAGATGCAGGCGGTCAATACCGACGGCATCGAACCCCTGGCCCACCCACTGGAAGCCAGCCAGCGCCTGCGCGCCGACGTCGTGACCGAGTCCAATCACCGCGAGGCCTACCAGTCCATCGCACCAGCGGTCGAAAACGGCCTGTACCTGGTTCCGAAAGTCATCGACTAA
- the gatB gene encoding Asp-tRNA(Asn)/Glu-tRNA(Gln) amidotransferase subunit GatB: MQWEVVIGLEIHTQLTTRSKIFSGSSTTFGSEPNTQASLVDLGMPGVLPVLNAEAVRMAVMFGLAIDAEIGQHNVFARKNYFYPDLPKGYQISQMELPIVGKGHLDIALEDGTVKRVGITRAHLEEDAGKSLHEEFNGATGIDLNRAGTPLLEIVSEPDMRSAKEAVAYVKAIHALVRYLGICDGNMAEGSLRCDCNVSIRPKGQVEFGTRCEIKNVNSFRFIEKAINSEIQRQIELIEDGGKVIQQTRLYDPNKDETRPMRSKEEANDYRYFPDPDLLPVVIENSFLDDVRATLPELPPQKRERFQAQFGLSSYDANVLATSREQADYFEKVVSIGGDAKLAANWVMVELGSLLNKQGLEIDESPVSAEQLGGMLLRIKDNTISGKIAKMVFEAMANGEGSADEIIEKRGLKQVTDTGAISAVLDEMLAANAEQVEQYRAADEAKRGKMFGFFVGQAMKASKGKANPQQVNELLKSKLEG, translated from the coding sequence ATGCAATGGGAAGTCGTGATCGGGCTGGAGATTCATACCCAGCTCACCACCCGGTCGAAAATCTTTTCCGGTAGCTCCACCACGTTCGGCTCCGAGCCCAACACCCAGGCCAGCCTGGTCGACCTGGGCATGCCTGGCGTATTGCCGGTGCTCAATGCCGAAGCGGTGCGCATGGCGGTGATGTTCGGCCTGGCGATTGACGCCGAGATCGGCCAGCACAACGTGTTCGCCCGCAAGAACTACTTCTACCCGGACCTGCCCAAGGGCTACCAAATCAGCCAGATGGAATTGCCGATTGTCGGCAAGGGCCACCTGGACATCGCCCTGGAAGACGGCACGGTCAAACGCGTCGGCATCACCCGGGCACACTTGGAAGAAGACGCCGGCAAGAGCCTGCACGAAGAATTCAACGGTGCCACCGGCATCGACCTGAACCGTGCCGGCACGCCGCTGCTGGAAATCGTCTCCGAACCGGACATGCGCAGTGCCAAGGAAGCCGTGGCCTACGTCAAGGCGATCCATGCGCTGGTGCGTTACCTGGGCATCTGCGACGGCAACATGGCCGAAGGCTCGCTGCGCTGCGACTGCAACGTATCGATCCGGCCCAAGGGCCAGGTTGAATTTGGTACCCGCTGCGAGATCAAAAACGTCAACTCGTTCCGCTTCATCGAGAAGGCGATCAACAGCGAGATCCAGCGCCAGATCGAACTGATCGAGGACGGCGGCAAGGTCATCCAGCAGACTCGCCTGTACGATCCGAACAAGGACGAAACCCGTCCGATGCGCAGCAAAGAGGAAGCCAACGACTACCGTTACTTCCCCGACCCGGACCTGCTGCCGGTAGTCATCGAGAACTCGTTCCTCGACGACGTACGCGCCACCCTGCCGGAACTGCCGCCGCAAAAACGCGAGCGTTTCCAAGCGCAGTTCGGGCTGTCGAGCTATGACGCCAACGTCCTGGCCACCAGCCGCGAGCAAGCCGATTACTTCGAGAAAGTCGTGAGCATCGGCGGCGACGCCAAACTGGCGGCCAACTGGGTGATGGTGGAGTTGGGCAGCCTGTTGAACAAGCAGGGCCTGGAGATCGACGAGTCGCCGGTCTCGGCCGAGCAACTGGGCGGCATGCTGCTGCGGATCAAGGACAACACCATTTCCGGCAAGATCGCCAAGATGGTTTTCGAAGCCATGGCTAACGGGGAAGGCAGCGCCGACGAGATCATCGAGAAGCGCGGCTTGAAGCAAGTCACCGACACCGGTGCGATCAGCGCCGTGCTCGATGAAATGCTCGCGGCCAACGCCGAGCAGGTCGAACAGTACCGTGCGGCAGACGAAGCCAAGCGCGGCAAGATGTTCGGCTTCTTCGTCGGCCAGGCCATGAAAGCCTCCAAGGGCAAGGCCAACCCGCAACAGGTCAACGAACTGCTCAAAAGCAAGCTCGAGGGCTGA
- a CDS encoding carboxymuconolactone decarboxylase family protein — MTDTPKTGLDMRRQVMGDAFVDRALGNATEFTQPLQDFVNEHAWGSVWSREGLPLKTRSLITLAALTALKCPQELKGHVRGALNNGCTVEEIREALLHCAVYAGVPAAIDAFRAAQEVIDSYQKS; from the coding sequence ATGACCGACACTCCAAAAACCGGCCTGGACATGCGTCGCCAGGTGATGGGCGACGCCTTCGTCGACCGCGCCCTGGGCAACGCCACCGAATTCACCCAGCCGCTGCAGGACTTCGTCAACGAACATGCCTGGGGCAGCGTCTGGAGCCGCGAAGGCCTGCCGCTGAAAACCCGCAGCCTGATCACCCTCGCCGCCCTCACCGCCCTCAAATGCCCGCAGGAATTGAAAGGCCACGTGCGTGGCGCGCTGAACAATGGCTGCACGGTGGAAGAGATTCGCGAGGCGTTGCTGCATTGCGCGGTGTACGCGGGCGTGCCGGCGGCGATTGATGCGTTTCGGGCGGCGCAGGAAGTGATCGACAGTTATCAGAAATCTTAG
- a CDS encoding AEC family transporter, with translation MLAIFLETLNITAPVFAMLFLGALLKRIYWINDNFIHIASSLVFNVTMPALLFLGILHADLHAALQADLLIYFSVATLVSFALAWGWSIWRCPREDRGIYTQGAFRGNNGVIGLALAASMYGDYGISLGAILAALVILFYNTLSTIVLAVYSPVIKSDPWSICKSVISNPLIISVIVAAPFAYWQIGLPNWFETSAKYLSQMTLPLALICIGGTLSLAALRKSGKMALSSSLVKMVGLPLLATLGAWLWGFRGAELGILFLYFGSPTAAASYVMARAADGNHELAAAIIVITTLMAAITTNLGIFVLQWGGWI, from the coding sequence ATGCTGGCAATTTTCCTCGAAACCCTGAACATCACCGCGCCGGTGTTTGCCATGCTGTTTCTGGGGGCGTTGCTCAAGCGCATCTATTGGATCAACGACAACTTCATCCACATCGCCTCCTCGCTGGTGTTCAACGTCACCATGCCGGCGCTGTTGTTCCTCGGCATCCTCCATGCCGACCTGCACGCGGCGTTGCAGGCGGACCTGTTGATCTATTTCTCGGTGGCCACCCTGGTGAGCTTTGCGCTGGCCTGGGGCTGGTCGATCTGGCGATGCCCGCGCGAAGATCGCGGCATCTATACCCAAGGTGCGTTTCGCGGCAACAACGGGGTGATCGGCCTGGCGCTGGCGGCGAGCATGTATGGCGACTACGGGATTTCCCTGGGGGCGATTCTCGCGGCGCTGGTGATCCTGTTCTACAACACCTTGTCGACCATTGTGCTGGCGGTCTACAGCCCGGTGATCAAATCCGACCCGTGGAGCATCTGCAAAAGCGTGATCAGCAACCCGCTGATCATCAGCGTGATCGTTGCCGCGCCGTTCGCTTATTGGCAGATCGGCCTGCCGAACTGGTTCGAGACCTCGGCCAAATACCTCTCGCAAATGACCTTGCCCCTGGCGCTGATCTGCATCGGTGGCACGCTGTCGCTGGCCGCTTTGCGCAAGAGCGGCAAGATGGCCCTGAGTTCAAGCCTGGTGAAGATGGTCGGCCTGCCGCTGCTGGCCACCCTCGGTGCCTGGCTCTGGGGCTTTCGCGGGGCGGAGCTGGGGATTCTGTTCCTGTATTTCGGCAGCCCCACCGCCGCCGCCAGTTACGTCATGGCCCGGGCGGCCGATGGCAACCATGAACTGGCGGCGGCGATCATCGTCATCACCACATTGATGGCGGCGATTACCACCAATCTGGGGATTTTTGTGTTGCAGTGGGGTGGCTGGATATAG
- the mreB gene encoding rod shape-determining protein MreB, with protein MFKKLRGMFSSDLSIDLGTANTLIYVRERGIVLNEPSVVAIRTHGNQKSVVAVGTEAKRMLGRTPGNIAAIRPMKDGVIADFSVCEKMLQYFINKVHENSFLQPSPRVLICVPCKSTQVERRAIRESALGAGAREVFLIEEPMAAAIGAGLPVEEARGSMVVDIGGGTTEIALISLNGVVYAESVRVGGDRFDEAIITYVRRNYGSLIGESTAERIKQEIGTAYPGGEVREVDVRGRNLAEGVPRAFTLNSNEVLEALQESLATIVQAVKSALEQSPPELASDIAERGLVLTGGGALLRDLDKLLAQETGLPVIVAEDPLTCVARGGGRALEMMDKHTMDLLSSE; from the coding sequence ATGTTCAAGAAACTGCGTGGCATGTTTTCCAGCGATCTCTCCATTGACCTGGGCACTGCCAACACCCTTATTTACGTGCGCGAGCGCGGTATCGTCCTGAATGAACCCTCGGTCGTGGCCATCCGCACCCACGGTAACCAGAAAAGTGTCGTGGCTGTCGGCACCGAAGCCAAGCGCATGCTGGGCCGTACACCGGGCAATATTGCCGCCATTCGTCCGATGAAGGACGGCGTGATCGCCGACTTCAGCGTCTGCGAAAAAATGCTGCAGTACTTCATCAACAAGGTTCACGAAAACAGTTTCCTGCAGCCCAGCCCTCGTGTGCTGATCTGTGTTCCCTGCAAATCCACCCAGGTGGAGCGTCGCGCCATCCGTGAATCGGCCCTCGGTGCCGGTGCCCGTGAAGTGTTCCTGATCGAAGAGCCGATGGCCGCTGCCATCGGTGCCGGCCTGCCGGTCGAAGAGGCGCGCGGCTCGATGGTTGTCGACATCGGTGGCGGTACCACCGAGATCGCCTTGATCTCCCTGAACGGTGTGGTCTACGCCGAATCCGTACGTGTGGGCGGCGACCGTTTCGACGAAGCGATCATCACTTACGTGCGTCGCAACTACGGCAGCCTGATCGGCGAGTCCACCGCCGAGCGCATCAAGCAGGAAATCGGCACGGCCTACCCGGGCGGTGAAGTGCGTGAAGTCGACGTTCGCGGCCGTAACCTGGCCGAAGGCGTTCCACGGGCCTTCACCCTCAACTCCAACGAAGTGCTCGAAGCGCTGCAAGAGTCGCTGGCGACCATCGTCCAGGCGGTCAAGAGCGCCCTGGAGCAGTCGCCGCCGGAACTGGCCTCGGATATCGCCGAGCGCGGCCTGGTGCTGACCGGTGGTGGCGCGCTGTTGCGTGACCTCGACAAACTGCTGGCCCAGGAAACCGGCCTGCCGGTGATCGTGGCTGAAGACCCGCTGACGTGCGTTGCCCGCGGCGGTGGCCGTGCATTGGAAATGATGGACAAGCACACCATGGACCTGCTCTCCAGCGAATAA
- the mreC gene encoding rod shape-determining protein MreC, with the protein MKPLFAKGPSLGVRLLVLTVLSVALMVVDARFTLLKPVRSQMSLVLMESYWITDLPQRLWQGVASQFGSRTELVAENEKLKTENLLLQGRMQKLAALTEQNVRLRELLNSSALVNEKVEVAELIGMDPNPFTHRIIINKGERDGVVLGQPVLDARGLMGQVVELMPYTSRVLLLTDTTHSIPVQVNRNGLRAIASGTGNPERLELRHVADTADIKEGDLLVSSGLGQRFPAGYPVATVKEVIHDSGQPFAIVRAVPTAALNRSRYLLLVFSDNRTPEERANDAAVAQEAQDRQGGESATPATASPAPVPATVPKPQVPAPAAAAPATTPAAAPAATPAAKPTRSTTHAPASQPARPAANPPVATPAAAPATRGAREE; encoded by the coding sequence ATTAAACCGCTTTTCGCCAAAGGCCCCTCATTGGGTGTGCGCCTGCTGGTGCTGACCGTGCTATCGGTCGCGCTGATGGTGGTCGATGCCCGCTTCACGCTGCTCAAGCCAGTGCGCAGCCAGATGTCGCTGGTGTTGATGGAGTCCTACTGGATCACCGACCTGCCGCAGCGCTTGTGGCAAGGTGTGGCCAGCCAGTTTGGCAGCCGGACCGAACTGGTCGCCGAAAACGAAAAACTCAAGACCGAAAACCTGCTGTTGCAGGGGCGCATGCAGAAGCTCGCGGCCCTCACCGAGCAGAATGTGCGGCTGCGTGAGTTGCTCAATTCTTCGGCGCTGGTCAATGAGAAGGTCGAAGTGGCCGAATTGATCGGCATGGACCCCAACCCCTTCACCCACCGCATCATCATCAACAAGGGTGAGCGCGACGGCGTGGTTCTCGGCCAGCCGGTTCTCGACGCCCGGGGCCTGATGGGCCAGGTGGTGGAGTTGATGCCCTACACCTCCCGGGTGCTGTTGCTGACTGACACTACCCACAGCATTCCCGTGCAGGTCAATCGCAACGGTTTGCGCGCGATTGCCAGCGGCACCGGCAACCCGGAGCGCCTGGAACTGCGGCACGTGGCCGACACCGCGGACATCAAGGAAGGCGACCTGCTGGTCAGCTCCGGCCTCGGTCAGCGGTTCCCGGCCGGTTATCCGGTGGCGACGGTCAAGGAAGTCATCCATGACTCCGGCCAGCCGTTCGCCATCGTCCGCGCGGTGCCGACGGCTGCGTTGAATCGCAGCCGTTACCTGCTGCTGGTATTCAGCGACAACCGCACACCCGAGGAGCGCGCCAACGACGCGGCCGTGGCCCAGGAAGCCCAGGACCGCCAGGGCGGCGAGTCGGCCACCCCGGCTACGGCTAGCCCGGCGCCAGTCCCTGCCACCGTGCCCAAACCGCAAGTGCCTGCACCGGCCGCGGCAGCTCCGGCGACAACGCCGGCGGCTGCACCCGCCGCCACGCCTGCTGCGAAACCGACCCGCTCGACCACTCACGCGCCGGCGTCCCAGCCTGCCCGGCCCGCCGCGAACCCACCTGTCGCCACGCCGGCCGCCGCGCCAGCCACCAGGGGAGCACGAGAAGAATGA